In one window of Aedes aegypti strain LVP_AGWG unplaced genomic scaffold, AaegL5.0 Primary Assembly AGWG_AaegL5_hic_scaff_1488_PBJ_arrow, whole genome shotgun sequence DNA:
- the LOC110680487 gene encoding LOW QUALITY PROTEIN: insulin-like growth factor 2 mRNA-binding protein 1 (The sequence of the model RefSeq protein was modified relative to this genomic sequence to represent the inferred CDS: inserted 1 base in 1 codon; deleted 2 bases in 2 codons), with translation MPGGGGPGRQTDFPLRLLVASEMVGAIIGRQGSTIRQITQNSRARVDVHRKDNVGSLEKAITIYGNPENCTSACKRILEVMQQEANNTNKGEICLKILAHNNLIGRIIGKSGNTIKRIMQDTDTKITVSSINDINSFNLERIITVKGSIDNMSRGESQISAKLRQSYENDLQALAPQSIMFPGLHPMAMMSTAGNGMGFTGRTGMYPGTSYPMYQPPTVPGAPPGSSDVQETTYLYIPNNAVGAIIGTKGSHIRNIIRFSGASVKIAPLEADKPLEQQTERKVTIVGTPEAQWKAQYLIFEKMREEGFVSGTDDVRLTVEILVPSAQVGRIIGKGGQNVRELQRVTGXIIKLPEHTTNTPVDEETTVHIIGPFFSVQSAQRRIRTMMLATNPPPATNRQKAQKAKEQSSTSSTPAASAQPPSSSTSV, from the exons ATGCCAGGAGGCGGCGGCCCGGGACGTCAGACCGACTTCCCGCTGCGGTTGCTGGTGGCCAGCGAAATGGTC GGCGCCATCATCGGTCGCCAGGGCAGCACGATACGACAGATCACCCAGAACAGTCGGGCCCGCGTCGACGTCCACCGGAAGGATAATGTGGGCTCCCTCGAGAAGGCCATCACCATCTACGGCAATCCGGAAAATTGTACCAGCGCATGCAAGAGAATACTGGAAGTTATGCAGCAGGAGGCCAACAACACAAACAAAGG AGAAATTTGCCTGAAGATTCTCGCCCACAATAACCTGATCGGTCGCATCATCGGAAAGAGCGGGAACACAATCAAGCGGATAATGCAGGACACCGACACAAAGATCACTGTCAGTTCGATAAACGACATCAACAGCTTCAACCTGGAGCGCATCATCACCGTTAAGGGTTCGATCGACAACATGTCCCGGGGCGAAAGTCAGATCAGCGCCAAACTGCGCCAGAGCTACGAAAACGACCTCCAGGCGCTGGCCCCGCAGAGCATAATGTTCCCTGGGTTGCACCCAATGGCAATGATGTCTACGGCGGGCAACGGGATGGGCTTCACCGGTCGTACCGGAATGTACCCGGGAACCAGCTATCCAATGTACCAGCCGCCGACAGTGCCTGGCGCCCCGCCCGGATCCAGCGACGTCCAGGAAACCACCTACCTGTATATTCCAAATAATGCCGTCGGTGCTATCATCGGAACCAAAGGATCGCATATTCGTAATATTATAAGATTTTCCGGTGCTTCGGTAAAGATCGCTCCGCTGGAGGCGGACAAACCCCTAGAGCAGCAAACCGAGCGTAAAGTTACCATCGTCGGCACGCCGGAAGCTCAGTGGAAGGCCCAGTATCTGATCTTCGAGAAGATGCGGGAGGAGGGCTTCGTCTCCGGCACGGACGATGTGAGATTAACGGTGGAAATCCTGGTCCCGAGTGCACAG GTTGGACGTATCATTGGCAAGGGTGGCCAGAACGTACGGGAATTGCAGCGAGTAACCG GCATAATCAAACTGCCCGAACACACTACCAACACGCCAGTGGACGAAGAAACCACGGTACACATCATCGGTCCATTCTTCAGTGTTCAG TCCGCCCAACGACGCATCCGAACGATGATGCTGGCA ACGAACCCCCCACCGGCCACCAACCGGCAGAAAGCCCAGAAGGCCAAGGAGCAATCGTCGACCTCGTCAACGCCCGCTGCCTCCGCACAGCCGCCGTCGTCTAGTACAAGCGTATAA